In Plantibacter sp. PA-3-X8, one DNA window encodes the following:
- a CDS encoding LpqB family beta-propeller domain-containing protein: protein MVDVPARSPRRRSAVRRIAAAALPMLLVVVLSACVGIPRGGSVQDGGTVEGDGGDVDVNFIAPGPAEGATPEQILRGFIDAAASPQNNYEIAREFLAPALRSDWDPDAGVTIDQGGRTFAPVADTVQLTVSPVAAVDDRGEYRESGNSSPLSWTYSFEQVRGEWRIAAAPPGIVLESSTFADVFAAYSLSYFDPSFTRLVPDQRWFPSRASTATRIVGALLDGPAEWLKGAVATAFPEGTSLTSDAVPVEAGTARVDLTKPALQADAVTLQRMQLQLSSSLVQLSGSVGGVAAVSNVAITVVGNSTQTVSPLSLAAPRVDPRALVQRADEFGFASGNRLEAVPGISTAVVAAGADAAVLSADHDQAAVRSAAGVTVIQADGDIRLVDNRPGLLPPTMDPFGFTWTVPAAAPSALLAHDAAGGTVQVATSWTGASTIDSIQVSREGTRLVALLRDGTQSRLVAAAIIRGDRNAPLRLGDPVELRVMSTEATTVTWVDDITVAVLLGGGDGTTIVTQQIGGRSAPVPKLADVTNLVGGNGPTQLRALTSDGRLLLPRGSSWQEAGSDVRFIATQLGSPD, encoded by the coding sequence GTGGTTGACGTCCCCGCACGATCGCCGAGACGACGATCCGCAGTACGTCGGATCGCTGCGGCGGCGCTGCCGATGCTCCTCGTGGTGGTGCTCAGCGCCTGCGTGGGCATCCCGCGGGGCGGTTCCGTGCAGGACGGCGGAACGGTCGAGGGGGACGGCGGCGACGTCGACGTCAACTTCATCGCGCCGGGTCCCGCCGAGGGGGCGACGCCGGAGCAGATCCTCCGGGGCTTCATCGACGCCGCCGCGAGCCCGCAGAACAACTACGAGATCGCGCGCGAGTTCCTCGCACCCGCGCTCCGGTCCGACTGGGATCCCGACGCCGGAGTGACCATCGACCAGGGCGGCCGCACGTTCGCCCCGGTCGCCGACACGGTGCAACTCACCGTCAGCCCCGTCGCGGCGGTCGACGACCGGGGTGAGTACCGCGAATCGGGGAACTCGTCGCCACTGAGCTGGACCTACTCCTTCGAGCAGGTGCGGGGGGAGTGGCGGATCGCGGCCGCTCCGCCGGGCATCGTCCTCGAGTCATCGACCTTCGCCGACGTCTTCGCGGCCTACTCACTGAGCTACTTCGACCCGAGTTTCACCCGACTCGTCCCCGACCAACGTTGGTTCCCCTCGCGGGCGTCGACCGCGACGAGGATCGTGGGGGCGCTGCTCGACGGACCGGCGGAGTGGCTGAAGGGCGCGGTGGCGACGGCGTTCCCCGAGGGGACCTCGCTCACGAGCGACGCCGTTCCGGTCGAGGCCGGGACCGCGCGCGTGGACCTGACCAAACCGGCCCTGCAAGCGGACGCGGTCACCCTCCAGCGGATGCAGCTCCAGCTGAGCAGCAGCCTCGTGCAGCTGTCCGGCAGCGTCGGCGGGGTGGCCGCCGTCTCGAACGTCGCGATCACCGTCGTCGGCAATTCCACGCAGACGGTCTCGCCGCTGTCGCTCGCCGCACCGCGGGTCGACCCCCGGGCACTCGTCCAGCGCGCGGACGAGTTCGGCTTCGCCTCGGGGAACCGGCTCGAGGCCGTGCCGGGGATCTCGACGGCGGTCGTGGCGGCCGGGGCCGACGCGGCCGTGTTGTCCGCCGACCATGACCAGGCCGCGGTCCGTTCCGCCGCCGGTGTCACGGTGATCCAGGCCGACGGCGACATCCGGCTCGTCGACAACCGCCCGGGACTCCTTCCGCCGACGATGGACCCGTTCGGCTTCACCTGGACCGTGCCGGCGGCGGCGCCGTCCGCGCTGCTCGCGCACGACGCCGCGGGTGGCACGGTGCAGGTCGCGACGAGTTGGACCGGCGCGTCCACGATCGATTCGATCCAGGTGTCCCGGGAGGGTACTCGCCTCGTCGCGCTGCTCCGGGACGGGACGCAGTCGCGGCTCGTGGCCGCCGCGATCATCCGCGGTGACCGGAACGCGCCGTTGCGACTCGGCGATCCCGTCGAGCTCCGCGTCATGTCCACGGAGGCGACGACCGTCACCTGGGTAGACGACATCACCGTCGCCGTCCTGCTGGGCGGCGGTGACGGGACGACGATCGTCACGCAACAGATCGGCGGCCGCTCCGCGCCCGTACCGAAGCTCGCGGACGTCACGAACCTGGTCGGGGGCAACGGACCGACGCAACTGCGGGCCCTCACGAGTGACGGTCGGCTGCTGTTGCCCCGTGGGTCGAGCTGGCAGGAGGCGGGCAGCGACGTCCGGTTCATCGCGACCCAGCTGGGGTCGCCCGACTGA
- a CDS encoding helix-turn-helix domain-containing protein, whose product MESQRDAAPLGRFLTVADTAEVLNVSAQHVAELISSGELPAIRIGRSGPWRIEFPALEAFISGQYEEARRAGLWHQAQLTELAEFTGAPMLRPVPPLG is encoded by the coding sequence ATGGAATCGCAGCGCGATGCGGCCCCGCTCGGTCGCTTCCTCACCGTCGCCGATACGGCCGAGGTCTTGAACGTCTCGGCCCAGCACGTGGCCGAGCTCATCTCGAGCGGTGAGCTGCCCGCCATCCGGATCGGGCGCAGCGGACCGTGGCGCATCGAGTTCCCGGCACTCGAAGCCTTCATCAGCGGTCAGTACGAGGAGGCACGTCGTGCAGGCCTCTGGCACCAGGCCCAGCTCACCGAACTCGCCGAGTTCACCGGCGCCCCGATGCTCCGGCCCGTGCCGCCCCTCGGCTGA
- a CDS encoding PadR family transcriptional regulator, with translation MSVKHGLLAILALGDDYGYRLRGEFDRRTTPDTPLNVGQAYATLDRLERDRLVERAAVDAQGHVFYRITADGRDVLERWWATPVAASASRDELPNKVALAASLDGVDVFGVIAVQRAWALDLVQQLDEDLSTLPPTPQGDIAWIGLEARRRRSLAELDWLEVTSARLRVHDAVFDVATDMPRRGRPANRATASVGVQDASSSRPRG, from the coding sequence ATGTCGGTCAAGCACGGTCTGCTCGCGATCCTCGCGCTCGGCGACGACTACGGGTACCGTCTGCGCGGTGAGTTCGACCGGCGGACGACACCCGACACACCGCTCAACGTCGGCCAGGCCTATGCGACCCTCGATCGTCTCGAGCGGGACAGGCTCGTCGAGCGGGCCGCCGTGGATGCGCAGGGGCATGTCTTCTACCGCATCACCGCCGACGGGCGCGACGTCCTCGAACGCTGGTGGGCGACACCCGTCGCGGCCAGCGCTTCGCGAGACGAACTCCCGAACAAGGTCGCCCTCGCGGCGTCACTCGACGGCGTCGACGTGTTCGGGGTCATCGCCGTCCAACGCGCGTGGGCGCTCGATCTCGTGCAGCAGCTCGACGAGGATCTGTCGACGCTCCCCCCGACGCCGCAGGGTGACATCGCGTGGATCGGGCTCGAAGCCAGACGGCGACGCTCCCTGGCCGAGCTCGACTGGCTCGAGGTGACCTCGGCACGCCTGCGGGTACACGACGCCGTCTTCGACGTCGCCACCGACATGCCACGACGCGGCCGCCCGGCGAACCGGGCGACCGCGTCGGTCGGGGTGCAGGACGCTAGTTCGAGCCGTCCTCGAGGCTGA
- the hpf gene encoding ribosome hibernation-promoting factor, HPF/YfiA family — translation MDINIVGLGLGITDRFREYATEKAEKVAHLVEQAQSLDIKVSRHHDANGRKGEDRVELTLVGPGPLVRAESTGSDKYVAFDLAIARMLERVRRSKDRKKEHRGKHRTSLHAASSEGFSGVDITPAAPELLEQVATGSVATLTHEDEEQEAYSPVVIRTKEFPAEWMSVEDAVDRMELVGHDFFLFIDASSERASVVYRRKGWDYGVISLEDGSN, via the coding sequence GTGGATATCAACATCGTCGGACTTGGACTCGGCATCACCGATCGGTTCCGCGAGTACGCGACCGAGAAGGCGGAGAAGGTCGCCCATCTGGTCGAGCAGGCGCAGTCGCTCGACATCAAGGTGTCCCGCCATCACGACGCCAACGGACGCAAGGGCGAGGACCGCGTCGAGCTGACGCTCGTCGGCCCCGGACCATTGGTCCGTGCGGAGTCGACCGGCTCCGACAAGTACGTGGCCTTCGATCTCGCGATCGCGCGGATGCTCGAGCGCGTCCGCCGCTCGAAGGACCGCAAGAAGGAGCACCGCGGCAAGCACCGCACCTCCCTGCACGCCGCCAGCAGCGAGGGGTTCAGCGGCGTCGACATCACGCCTGCCGCGCCGGAGCTGCTCGAGCAGGTTGCGACCGGCAGCGTCGCGACGCTGACCCACGAGGACGAGGAGCAGGAGGCGTACTCGCCCGTCGTCATCCGCACGAAGGAGTTCCCCGCGGAGTGGATGAGCGTCGAGGACGCCGTCGACCGCATGGAACTCGTCGGCCACGACTTCTTCCTGTTCATCGACGCCTCGTCGGAGCGGGCGAGCGTCGTGTACCGCCGCAAGGGCTGGGACTACGGCGTGATCAGCCTCGAGGACGGCTCGAACTAG
- a CDS encoding ComF family protein — MRSSSSRSTPLAHAREACLDAWALVVPVTCAGCGAPDRGLCDDCRGRLVRPAAPDDDALLVRWNGADGTPGLAARRYDEFVGAILLAYKEDARTGLVRPLAAALEPAFRSAVLEASRAMGGVSPEIATIPARRRAARDRGFHPVEQLVRRLGARPSRPLRWAREPADQRDFGRAERLENLADALVAPRRLDGRRFLLVEDVVTTGATVGEAVRAMHDGGGLVVGVVALARVGP, encoded by the coding sequence ATGCGATCCTCGTCGAGTCGAAGCACGCCCCTCGCTCATGCCCGCGAGGCCTGCCTGGACGCATGGGCCCTCGTGGTCCCGGTCACGTGCGCCGGATGCGGTGCGCCGGACCGCGGGCTGTGCGACGACTGCCGCGGGCGTCTGGTCCGACCGGCGGCCCCCGACGACGACGCCCTCCTCGTGCGGTGGAACGGTGCGGACGGTACCCCCGGTCTCGCCGCCCGTCGCTACGACGAGTTCGTCGGCGCCATCCTCCTCGCCTACAAGGAGGATGCCCGGACCGGCCTCGTCCGACCGCTGGCCGCCGCACTCGAACCGGCGTTCCGGTCCGCCGTGCTCGAGGCGAGCCGGGCGATGGGCGGCGTCTCTCCGGAGATCGCGACGATCCCGGCCAGACGACGCGCCGCCCGCGATCGGGGCTTCCACCCGGTGGAGCAGCTCGTGCGCCGGCTCGGCGCCAGACCGTCGCGCCCGCTGCGATGGGCGCGGGAGCCCGCCGACCAGCGGGACTTCGGCCGGGCGGAGCGTCTCGAGAACCTCGCCGATGCCCTGGTCGCGCCACGGCGGCTCGACGGGCGCCGCTTCCTGCTCGTGGAGGACGTCGTCACGACGGGCGCCACCGTCGGGGAAGCGGTCCGGGCGATGCACGACGGCGGTGGCCTCGTCGTCGGCGTCGTGGCCCTCGCCAGGGTCGGACCGTGA
- a CDS encoding Rv3235 family protein produces MSTVARHDDDEPEARTARLRPAPPLPERRTPEVRAAARTGADDYFAPQPAPRAELPDPRPLLENLTRSVIEVIAGARDLTQLARWITADVHTVLLKRVILAERARRVRGVPGTVPAVSIGTVTVSEPRDGVVESVVIVHGRARSRAVAIRLEGLDGRWRATSVSVL; encoded by the coding sequence ATGAGCACCGTTGCCCGGCACGACGACGACGAGCCCGAAGCACGCACGGCTCGCCTCCGGCCGGCGCCTCCGCTCCCCGAGCGACGCACGCCGGAGGTGCGGGCGGCAGCGCGCACCGGTGCGGACGACTACTTCGCGCCCCAACCGGCGCCCCGAGCCGAACTCCCTGATCCGCGACCGCTGCTCGAGAACCTCACACGGAGCGTGATCGAGGTGATCGCGGGAGCCCGGGACCTCACGCAGCTCGCGCGGTGGATCACCGCCGACGTGCACACCGTCCTGCTGAAGCGCGTGATCCTCGCCGAACGGGCACGACGCGTCCGCGGCGTCCCGGGCACCGTGCCGGCCGTCTCCATCGGCACCGTGACCGTCTCCGAGCCACGCGACGGCGTCGTCGAGTCCGTGGTCATCGTCCACGGACGAGCACGGTCCCGAGCCGTGGCCATCCGGCTGGAGGGCTTGGACGGCCGCTGGCGGGCGACCTCGGTGAGCGTGCTCTGA
- a CDS encoding Lsr2 family protein gives MAQKVITTYIDDLDGSELASGAGETVRFAIDGTEYEIDLGADNAKNLRESLKPYIGAGRPVKRGRRTSSTSTRNSAENLAAIREWAAKNGHAVSSRGRIPQAVQDAYRAAN, from the coding sequence ATGGCTCAGAAAGTCATCACCACATACATCGACGATCTCGACGGCAGCGAACTCGCTTCCGGTGCAGGAGAGACCGTCCGGTTCGCGATCGACGGAACCGAATACGAGATCGATCTCGGGGCAGACAATGCGAAGAACCTCCGCGAGTCGCTGAAGCCTTATATCGGAGCCGGACGCCCGGTCAAGCGTGGGCGCCGCACCTCGAGCACCAGCACCCGTAACAGCGCCGAGAACCTCGCCGCGATCCGCGAGTGGGCCGCGAAGAACGGGCACGCCGTGTCGTCGCGCGGACGCATCCCTCAGGCGGTCCAGGACGCCTACCGCGCAGCCAACTGA
- a CDS encoding sensor histidine kinase: MSTLSDLVLAQGRSSAADVEWLHMLLADSQLLADLAFADIVIWVPTDSGSFIAVAHSRPSSAATLFYRDFVGQSIKQEWRKQVTDCFESGRIIESSAPDWYEETPTRVRAVPVARRISPTETTNADGPIAVITRHTNLGEARTPSRQELTFNDCASDLFEMIAVGDFPDLGAPTGPRRGAPRASDGLIRLDVDGTVTFASPNALSAFNRIGFAEELEGESLADVTTHLLSGTGTVTVDESLPLVVTGRAPWRTDIEDKGVTVSLRAIPLRSRGERVGAIVLCRDVSELRHQEQELITKDATIREIHHRVKNNLQTVASLLRIQARRTHSEDAHDALTQAMRRVAAIAVVHDTLSEGLNQNVDFDEVFERVLLLIAEVASSHNTTVRPKSSGSFGVLPSEYATPLALALTELVTNAVEHGLNGRDGDVEITADRTDELLSVQVRDNGVGLPEGKVGSGLGTQIVRTLIQGELGGTIDWHTLMGSGTEVTIAIPMRWVAKS; the protein is encoded by the coding sequence GTGTCGACGCTCAGTGATCTCGTTCTCGCCCAGGGCCGCTCCAGTGCGGCCGACGTGGAGTGGCTGCACATGCTGCTCGCGGACAGCCAACTCCTCGCGGATCTGGCGTTCGCCGATATCGTCATCTGGGTACCGACCGATTCCGGCAGTTTCATAGCGGTCGCGCATTCGCGTCCGTCGAGTGCCGCGACACTCTTCTATCGCGACTTCGTCGGGCAATCCATCAAGCAGGAATGGCGCAAGCAGGTCACCGACTGTTTCGAGAGTGGACGGATCATCGAGTCGTCCGCACCGGACTGGTACGAGGAGACCCCGACCAGGGTTCGTGCCGTACCCGTCGCCCGGCGGATATCTCCGACCGAGACGACCAATGCCGACGGACCGATCGCGGTCATCACCCGCCACACCAATCTCGGTGAGGCTCGGACGCCCAGCCGCCAGGAACTCACGTTCAACGACTGCGCGAGCGACCTGTTCGAGATGATCGCGGTCGGCGACTTCCCGGATCTCGGAGCGCCGACCGGACCGCGCCGGGGCGCGCCGCGCGCGAGCGACGGCCTGATCCGTCTCGATGTCGACGGCACCGTCACCTTCGCGAGCCCCAACGCGCTCTCGGCCTTCAACCGGATCGGATTCGCCGAGGAACTCGAGGGCGAGTCGCTCGCGGACGTCACGACCCATCTGCTCTCCGGGACGGGGACCGTCACCGTCGACGAGTCCCTGCCACTCGTCGTCACCGGTCGGGCGCCGTGGCGGACCGACATCGAGGACAAGGGCGTGACGGTCTCCCTCCGGGCGATCCCGTTGCGGAGCCGCGGCGAGCGGGTCGGCGCGATCGTGCTCTGCCGCGACGTCAGCGAACTGCGTCACCAGGAGCAGGAACTCATCACCAAGGACGCGACGATCCGCGAGATCCACCACCGGGTGAAGAACAACCTCCAGACCGTCGCATCGCTCCTGCGGATCCAGGCCAGGCGGACGCACTCGGAGGACGCCCACGACGCCCTCACGCAGGCCATGCGGCGCGTGGCCGCCATCGCGGTCGTGCACGACACGCTGTCCGAGGGGCTCAATCAGAACGTCGACTTCGACGAGGTCTTCGAGCGCGTGCTCCTGCTCATCGCCGAAGTGGCGAGCTCGCACAACACGACGGTCCGCCCGAAGTCCTCCGGCTCGTTCGGCGTGCTCCCGAGCGAGTACGCGACGCCACTCGCCCTCGCGCTCACCGAACTCGTGACCAATGCGGTGGAGCACGGACTCAACGGGCGCGACGGCGACGTGGAGATCACGGCCGATCGCACGGACGAGCTGCTGAGCGTGCAGGTCCGCGACAACGGCGTGGGGCTCCCGGAGGGGAAGGTCGGGTCCGGTCTCGGCACCCAGATCGTGCGGACGCTCATCCAGGGTGAACTGGGCGGGACCATCGACTGGCACACGCTCATGGGGAGCGGAACCGAGGTCACGATCGCGATCCCGATGCGCTGGGTCGCCAAGAGCTGA
- the secA gene encoding preprotein translocase subunit SecA: MASPLEKILRVGEGRILRKLTSLTKAVNALEDDFTELSDEELKSETVELRERFENGETLDDLLPEAFAAVREAARRTIGMRHFDVQIMGGAALHLGNIAEMKTGEGKTLVATLPAYLNAIAGKGVHIVTVNDYLASYQSEIMGRVFRALGMTTGVIVEGQTPEQRREQYAADITYGTNNQFGFDYLRDNMAWQAKDMVQRGHFFAVVDEVDSILIDEARTPLIISGKASGEANRWFQEFARLAVRLEPGEDFEVDEKKRTVGVLEPGIEKVEDYLGIDNLYESANTPLISFLNNAIKARALFKKDKDYVVMNGEVLIVDEHTGRILVGRRYNEGIHQAIEAKEGVAVQAENQTLATVTLQNYFRLYEKLSGMTGTAETEAAEFMSTYKLGVVPIPTNRPMQRIDQSDLVYKNEEAKFAQVVEDIVERHEQGQPVLVGTTSVEKSEYLSRLLAKKGVKHEVLNAKNHAREAAIIAQAGRLGSVTVATNMAGRGTDIMLGGNAEFLAVAEMNAKGLSPIDTPEEYEAAWDEVFTEVKAAVKEEADKVIDAGGLYVLGTERHESRRIDNQLRGRSGRQGDPGESRFYLSLTDDLMRLFNAGAAESLMGRQNVPDDLAIESKIVSRAIRSAQSQVEARNAEIRKNVLKYDDVLNRQREAIYSDRRHILEGDDLHDRAQQFLESVVDDVLDEHTGEGNGDDWDFDALWAELKTLYPVGLTIDEVVQEAGTKGRINRDFMRREILSDAKLAYTNREESLGAPAMRELERRVVLQVIDRRWRDHLYEMDYLKDGIGLRAMAQRDPLVEYQREGYAMFQQMMGQIREESVGFLFNLEVEVAGEVDAGTAAPAITAKGLTQETPDTEKLSYSAPSEQGGVEVRNQRGQIEKAATERAQRLQQTNRPAGDAAPATKAAPAAKASRGAFGQQSEAPAAAPSNRSDRRKQGKKK; encoded by the coding sequence GTGGCCTCACCACTTGAGAAGATCCTTCGCGTCGGCGAAGGTCGCATCCTCCGGAAGCTGACCAGCCTCACGAAGGCGGTCAATGCCCTCGAGGACGACTTCACGGAGTTGAGCGACGAGGAGCTGAAGAGCGAGACCGTCGAGCTGCGCGAGCGCTTCGAGAACGGCGAGACCCTCGACGACCTCCTCCCCGAAGCCTTCGCCGCGGTGCGCGAAGCTGCACGCCGCACGATCGGCATGCGCCACTTCGACGTCCAGATCATGGGTGGCGCCGCGCTGCACCTCGGCAACATCGCCGAGATGAAGACCGGTGAGGGCAAGACGCTCGTCGCGACCCTCCCGGCCTACCTCAACGCCATCGCCGGCAAGGGCGTGCACATCGTCACGGTGAACGACTACCTCGCGTCGTACCAGTCGGAGATCATGGGGCGCGTCTTCCGCGCGCTCGGCATGACGACCGGCGTGATCGTCGAGGGTCAGACGCCGGAGCAGCGCCGCGAGCAGTATGCGGCCGACATCACCTACGGCACGAACAACCAGTTCGGGTTCGACTACCTCCGCGACAACATGGCGTGGCAGGCCAAGGACATGGTCCAGCGCGGTCACTTCTTCGCCGTGGTCGACGAGGTCGACTCCATCCTCATCGACGAGGCACGGACCCCGCTCATCATCTCCGGGAAGGCCTCCGGCGAGGCGAACCGCTGGTTCCAGGAGTTCGCCCGGCTCGCGGTGCGACTCGAGCCCGGTGAGGACTTCGAGGTCGACGAGAAGAAGCGCACCGTCGGCGTGCTCGAGCCCGGCATCGAGAAGGTCGAGGACTACCTCGGCATCGACAACCTCTACGAGTCCGCCAACACCCCGCTCATCTCCTTCCTGAACAACGCGATCAAGGCCCGCGCGCTCTTCAAGAAGGACAAGGACTACGTCGTGATGAACGGCGAGGTGCTCATCGTCGACGAGCACACCGGTCGCATCCTGGTCGGACGTCGCTACAACGAGGGCATCCACCAGGCGATCGAGGCCAAGGAGGGCGTGGCCGTCCAGGCCGAGAACCAGACCCTCGCGACCGTGACGCTCCAGAACTACTTCCGTCTCTACGAGAAGCTGTCCGGCATGACCGGTACGGCTGAGACCGAGGCGGCGGAGTTCATGTCGACGTACAAGCTCGGCGTCGTCCCGATCCCGACCAACCGCCCGATGCAGCGCATCGACCAGTCGGACCTCGTGTACAAGAACGAGGAGGCGAAGTTCGCGCAGGTCGTCGAGGACATCGTCGAGCGCCACGAGCAGGGCCAGCCGGTCCTCGTCGGCACGACGAGCGTCGAGAAGAGCGAGTACCTGTCGAGGCTCCTCGCCAAGAAGGGCGTCAAGCACGAGGTCCTCAACGCGAAGAACCACGCGCGTGAGGCCGCGATCATCGCCCAGGCCGGTCGACTCGGCTCGGTCACCGTCGCCACCAACATGGCCGGTCGTGGAACCGACATCATGCTCGGCGGCAACGCCGAGTTCCTCGCCGTCGCGGAGATGAACGCCAAGGGTCTCAGCCCGATCGACACCCCCGAGGAGTACGAGGCCGCGTGGGACGAGGTCTTCACCGAGGTGAAGGCCGCGGTCAAGGAGGAGGCCGACAAGGTCATCGACGCCGGCGGACTCTACGTCCTCGGTACCGAGCGCCACGAGTCGCGCCGCATCGACAACCAGCTGCGCGGTCGCTCCGGCCGTCAGGGCGACCCCGGCGAGAGCCGGTTCTACCTGTCCCTCACCGACGACCTCATGCGCCTCTTCAACGCCGGAGCCGCGGAGAGCCTCATGGGGCGCCAGAACGTGCCGGACGACCTCGCGATCGAGTCGAAGATCGTCAGCCGCGCGATCCGCAGCGCCCAGTCGCAGGTCGAGGCGCGGAACGCGGAGATCCGCAAGAACGTGCTCAAGTACGACGACGTCCTCAACCGGCAGCGCGAGGCGATCTACTCCGACCGCCGCCACATCCTCGAGGGCGACGACCTCCACGATCGCGCACAGCAGTTCCTGGAGAGCGTCGTCGACGACGTCCTCGACGAGCACACCGGCGAGGGCAACGGCGACGACTGGGACTTCGACGCACTCTGGGCCGAACTGAAGACGCTCTACCCCGTCGGCCTGACGATCGACGAGGTCGTCCAGGAGGCGGGGACGAAGGGGCGGATCAACCGCGACTTCATGCGGCGCGAGATCCTCTCCGATGCCAAGCTCGCGTACACCAACCGCGAGGAGTCGCTCGGTGCCCCGGCGATGCGCGAACTCGAGCGCCGCGTCGTCCTCCAGGTGATCGACCGCCGCTGGCGCGACCACCTGTACGAGATGGACTACCTGAAGGACGGCATCGGTCTGCGGGCCATGGCGCAGCGCGACCCGCTGGTCGAGTACCAGCGCGAGGGCTACGCGATGTTCCAGCAGATGATGGGGCAGATCCGCGAGGAGAGCGTCGGCTTCCTCTTCAACCTCGAGGTCGAGGTCGCCGGCGAGGTCGATGCGGGCACCGCTGCACCGGCGATCACGGCCAAGGGCCTGACGCAGGAGACCCCCGACACCGAGAAGCTCAGTTACTCCGCTCCGAGTGAGCAGGGTGGGGTCGAGGTCCGCAACCAGCGCGGGCAGATCGAGAAGGCGGCCACCGAACGCGCACAGCGGCTCCAGCAGACGAACCGTCCCGCCGGCGATGCGGCTCCGGCGACGAAGGCCGCCCCGGCCGCGAAGGCGTCGCGTGGGGCCTTCGGTCAGCAGTCCGAGGCGCCTGCGGCTGCTCCGAGCAACCGTTCGGACCGTCGCAAGCAGGGCAAGAAGAAGTAG
- a CDS encoding P-loop NTPase, with the protein MLRVGLALDPRVEGEILATMLDLGHRVAWRCHDGAELEERVGAGTPVDVLLVSPGADRLRAELIDLADRVGTRVVALASGESERRHAAGLGLVDIVLLPVDPEELDRSIAPLDLGGDSPRPVAQAAGRVIAVWGAAGSPGTTTVAAGIASELAARGRRVVLIDADTYGSSVAAMLGLLDEAPGFAAACRLAGSGALDIEQLERIAVVHPSPSGAFRVLTGISRAARWTELSTERVATTIERCRAWMDDIVIDTAFCLEADEEISSDLFAPRRNGAAFAVLGSADRVVEVGAADPVGVTRLLRGHAELVELVDPSRISVVVNRLRGVALGTGPAGQLASTLSRFGGIEAAALLPEDQRVVDAAVIAGRSFRDQAPRGALPVALRRFVSTLLDQEPAPVRDRSRRSAGGARGRRARSRSRRAE; encoded by the coding sequence ATGCTGCGCGTCGGACTCGCCCTCGATCCACGGGTCGAGGGTGAGATCCTCGCGACGATGCTCGACCTCGGACACCGCGTCGCCTGGCGCTGTCACGACGGCGCCGAACTCGAGGAGCGCGTCGGCGCCGGCACGCCCGTCGACGTGCTGCTCGTGTCACCCGGGGCCGACCGCCTGCGCGCCGAACTCATCGACCTCGCGGACCGCGTGGGCACGAGGGTCGTGGCGCTCGCGTCCGGCGAGTCCGAACGGCGCCATGCGGCTGGGCTCGGTCTCGTCGACATCGTCCTCCTGCCGGTCGATCCCGAGGAGCTCGATCGGAGCATCGCGCCGCTCGACCTCGGCGGCGACAGCCCTCGTCCGGTCGCCCAGGCCGCAGGGCGGGTCATCGCCGTGTGGGGTGCGGCCGGGTCGCCCGGCACGACCACCGTCGCCGCAGGCATCGCCAGTGAGCTCGCTGCGCGCGGCCGCCGGGTCGTCCTCATCGATGCGGACACCTACGGGTCATCCGTCGCGGCCATGCTCGGCCTCCTCGACGAGGCACCCGGGTTCGCCGCGGCCTGCCGACTGGCCGGAAGTGGGGCGCTCGACATCGAGCAGCTCGAGCGGATCGCGGTCGTCCATCCGTCGCCGTCCGGCGCGTTCCGGGTCCTGACCGGCATCTCGCGCGCGGCACGCTGGACGGAACTGTCGACGGAACGCGTCGCGACGACCATCGAACGGTGCCGGGCGTGGATGGACGACATCGTGATCGACACGGCGTTCTGCCTGGAGGCGGACGAGGAGATCTCGAGCGACCTGTTCGCGCCCAGACGGAACGGCGCGGCGTTCGCCGTCCTCGGGTCCGCAGACCGGGTGGTCGAGGTCGGTGCGGCAGACCCGGTCGGGGTCACGAGGCTGCTCCGCGGCCACGCGGAACTCGTCGAACTCGTCGACCCGTCGCGCATCTCGGTGGTGGTGAACCGGCTGCGTGGCGTCGCGCTCGGTACCGGCCCGGCCGGTCAATTGGCGTCCACGCTCTCCCGCTTCGGCGGGATCGAGGCGGCCGCGCTCCTGCCGGAGGACCAGCGGGTGGTGGACGCCGCGGTGATCGCGGGGAGGAGCTTCCGCGACCAGGCCCCGCGCGGGGCGCTGCCCGTCGCGTTGCGGCGGTTCGTGTCCACCCTCCTCGACCAGGAGCCGGCGCCGGTGCGCGACCGCTCGCGGCGCTCGGCGGGTGGAGCACGCGGGCGTCGTGCGCGGAGTCGGTCACGCCGAGCGGAATAG